Genomic window (Fodinibius salicampi):
AATGACGACCGTAGCCGGTGGAATACCTGAAATGCCTCCCAGCATGATACCTTGTCCACCTTCTCCTTTCTCAAGGTAGTGTGCGCCAACTTGAACCGCCATCGAACCAGTAATCTCGTGCATCATCCGTACGATTGGGAATTCTTTATCTTCTCCTTTAATAAATTCAAAGCCGATAGCGGTAATACATTTATTGATAAGGGTATTAATAAATTTTTCCGTAGCATTGCCCAAATGAAGGGCCGATAGTAATATGTGATTATTATCAAGCAGTTCAAGTTCTTCTTGGGTGGGCGGAGCTACTTTAGCGATCAAGTTAGCTTTTTTATAAACTTCTTCTATACTATACGCTACTTCTGCACCTGCATCAGCAAATTCCTGATCAGAGAAGTTGGCTTCTTCTCCCGCCTCCTGTTCCATAAAAACCTCGTGCCCATTTGCTTTTAAAATGGAAACACCACCTGGTGTTAAAGAAATACGCCGTTCATCGTTGGAGACCTCTTTGGGAAGCCCTATTTTAAGAGAGATTTTAGATTCAGACTTCATTAACCGTTTTTCTAACGTCTGAATGCCAATTTGTTCAGTTTTGAGTGGTTTAATATCCATAAAATAGGGTTTGGGCAGATATATTAGACCCAATAATTTAATCTTCGTAGCTACAGTAAGCAAAATATCAATTAAGAATTGAGAATGTGGAATTACGATTTTAAATCCACATCTAAATAAATGTCATAATCCAATTCCTACTTTACAATGAGTATTAGACCCAAAAAGAGTTTAGGACAGCATTTTCTGAAAGATGAAAATATTATAAATAAAATAGTAGACGCCATTCCGGCCCAAAAAGGTGATCGGGTTATAGAAGTTGGGGCGGGCACCGGAGCACTTACCCGTGTTTTAAGCGATCGATTTAGTGACCTGCTGGCCGTGGAGCTTGATGAGCGTGCCGTAGAGGTATTGCAACAAAGATTTAAGGATGTAGAGATATATCAGCAAAATGTTTTGGATTTGGATTGGGAAGATATTTCTGTGGGTAAAAGCAAAACCCATGTAGTAG
Coding sequences:
- a CDS encoding alanine dehydrogenase, with protein sequence MDIKPLKTEQIGIQTLEKRLMKSESKISLKIGLPKEVSNDERRISLTPGGVSILKANGHEVFMEQEAGEEANFSDQEFADAGAEVAYSIEEVYKKANLIAKVAPPTQEELELLDNNHILLSALHLGNATEKFINTLINKCITAIGFEFIKGEDKEFPIVRMMHEITGSMAVQVGAHYLEKGEGGQGIMLGGISGIPPATVVILGAGITAEYAARTALGYGAQVFVMDNDLARLRHLENALDRRIITATANYQYLSSALEHADVVIGAAMQEGERAPCLVSEPMVANMKAGSVIVDTVIDQGGCIATSRATSHSMPTYTVHDVIHYCVPNIPSNVARTATYALNNVLVPYLLAIGDAGGIKECLWSNTALRNGTYVYKKHLTKKSLAELFDMPFREIEMLIASQI